The genome window AGCAGCCGTGGCTCGCCGTAACACTGGTGGTGGTTGGTCAGCTACTTGGCTTCTCGCTGGTATTCGGTTCGATCTCCAACCGGCTGAGAAAACTGCTGGATCTCCGGCCCGATGCCTTCCGTGACCCCATTGTGGCCCGAACCTACAGCGACGAGCGTGGCCTGTTGTCACAGGTGTCCATGATGCTGATCAGCGAGGACGCCCGCGTTCGCACTGCCCTTGCCCGAATTGATGATCAGGCCGAACTTCTTTATGAACAGGCTCATGCATCCACCGGCTATATCAGTGAGGGCGCCGCCGCCATTGCCCGTCAGCGAGCGGAAACGGATCAGACGGCCTCCGCAATTACTGAAATGACCGCATCTATCCAGGAAGTGGCCGGTTCGGTGACTGGTAACGCCCGGGAAGCAGAGGAAGCCAACCGCCTGGCCGGTGTTGGCAGTGATCGCAGCGCCGAAGCCCTGGTGGCGATTGAACAACTGGTGAGTCGGGTGAATGGCATAGGCCAGACCATCAGCAAGCTGGGCGAGTCCACTAACAGCATTGGCGAGGCAGCCAGTCTGATATCAGAGATTGCTGAGCAGACCAACCTGCTGGCCCTGAATGCTGCTATCGAAGCGGCGCGGGCTGGTGAGCAGGGCCGCGGCTTCGCCGTCGTCGCCGATGAAGTTCGTTCTCTGGCGAGTCGTACCCGTGAGTCCACTGTCCGTATCCAGGATGTCATCAATGATTTCCGGGAACAGGTGGAATCGGCGGTTCAGGCCACTCGTGAGGGTGAGGCAGTGGCTGGTCAGGGTCTTGATAAGGTACGCGAAGCCGAGAATTCCCTGCGGGATATCGTGACATCCATCCAGACCATTTCTGACAGCTTTATCAACATGTCAGCGGCGTTTGAGGAACAGAGTCAGGTCTCGGAAGAGATTAATCGCCAGGTCATCAATATCGCCGAGCTGGCGGATCACACGGATGAACAGGCCAGCTCTGCGAAACACAG of Marinobacter sediminum contains these proteins:
- a CDS encoding methyl-accepting chemotaxis protein, giving the protein MRKNLPVTQREVKMRKGGRLISTTDPKGVITYCNDEFVEISGFASDELVGQAHNLIRHPDMPQAVFKDMWDYLKAGKAWMGVVKNRAKNGDYYWVSAYVTPIRENGQMVGYESVRVEPTREQVARAERLYGKISSGRLSSPLRNRALSMFRSGWPFGISLAFSLAALGLEQPWLAVTLVVVGQLLGFSLVFGSISNRLRKLLDLRPDAFRDPIVARTYSDERGLLSQVSMMLISEDARVRTALARIDDQAELLYEQAHASTGYISEGAAAIARQRAETDQTASAITEMTASIQEVAGSVTGNAREAEEANRLAGVGSDRSAEALVAIEQLVSRVNGIGQTISKLGESTNSIGEAASLISEIAEQTNLLALNAAIEAARAGEQGRGFAVVADEVRSLASRTRESTVRIQDVINDFREQVESAVQATREGEAVAGQGLDKVREAENSLRDIVTSIQTISDSFINMSAAFEEQSQVSEEINRQVINIAELADHTDEQASSAKHSSDKLSAMSRGLKDLVARFISKNG